One segment of Anopheles stephensi strain Indian chromosome 3, UCI_ANSTEP_V1.0, whole genome shotgun sequence DNA contains the following:
- the LOC118513594 gene encoding uncharacterized protein LOC118513594 isoform X6 — protein sequence MASVGMVNSNYRGASILGNQIDETMDENSSYFIDTNSFSTHDFDMFVNSLEETYNAHFRSKQLSHTIEKPESCDEDDDDYSIYQSLSRYAQAEQISSYGGTSMSSTCPSSSEESLLPTDGPHNRRMREEPSMIVTRKSFLNIFQYFDQDVTLDEDRSDGESEVEIVRHHRMGVKPDGQLLDEKRHQLADSKKKQKLVLREWDTNVEHRNVPQSGRASRKHVGRLNEQLLKMFEGENDSIRPVAPCINNNNNNNSKSYSARSAPTGEKKVPIMQHNRIEQPKKLVNGEKAQQNLVKKTQATGSSKPANDTTQSRAEADGRRPVSNAVKIVNAAPKVQQLVTKQCADQRRNLKDHSGSVSERDKCYVRNINDLFLQYRTRERSENGTLPDFSQHVREAIEEIEKIEENHVRSVLGQHAFDEAPAKGNIAPAPPVTIPSPEQCVTKPNQSLEQLPVVDQLRVNDDDSADHHCAVSDTDVMPSMVVIAPSKTESALEMHYRLRHETYRLQMHSLIETDHFVQMSVADRNRLYLLDTIFNRSQLSLIHTVLALIQANISKGDQVLLETRMNGDRISDTIGDTFVDAVAAGSYRIDGMTTSAAGENCVELDVIAVDETTGRMLKITIEFVIDVADKQTNVRQRKVNNSDEFHFVVRMVFEPPENELQKSHETGTNLSEHQLRVQASLQRLNIPDWYKQYSGKDGGPANTTAPVAVAGTAAGGGGILRKRNSDVGRWTGLSSKTTSLSSLGSHRSDRSPVMLSPSAHSHHGQTGFSRWSTSHLNSNQTSPSVSTRGSFTRGGLNASVISGYSTASTTAGTGANSSSSTIRNSFRQPYLGWRSQEKLSQPRTPAERLASSLLQQQGTNKQKEQQQLKEQQQKGKQQKEESVVTPEIQSSIIEVTSAIVHYVNDQTNRHSRSRSTSPSQRCWLESSFVGTRPLDSPQTPLIENSSVLGSGHHQHQQQQHQQQQQQQQPQTAGDHYRFNAGRMNGVGMSGAVPTFSLPSEHHQSPGSATLEDVLASLLGLPADSHRSSAPNSTSSNHTLQIEPMQARRRSEGDAAGTRKRNDSGGSMAISSTTTTTTTSGSTNQSGRSSQQHQQQNQQHHQQPGGTTKDLLGVDSRIARRVSLDSAEAAGHHHRGHDYLKCRYPRCDATATLAEARKTYKSCHNCSHLYCSRECRRAHWERHRKACLHSRVSALCRLVLSTCKDDADTLRHLSALARRGYLSQGRGVVRILFRSPESADSFIKQGFQCLGEVSYVRWPDLLPAEMGPELYSELLKLSTEYKPDSKMLIYVAICVVSEAPGSATAPVKWERQLVSRCAKLKLCRSVVNEIVASGPGAEKTGARADTVGDVLVLSFNILSKTTQRSREQVSLNIQTILRQRGVNLRKHFPEVFQRLTTFVEGSTDRFLPVTLHPRDNVTGRSFVCIIMPNYGDSDRVQFPVSENSDDRVVTVDVGADLGDDLTSKL from the exons ATGGCATCAGTGGGCATGGTCAACAGCAACTATCGCGGTGCGAGTATACTGGGAAACCAAATCGATGAAACGATGGACGAGAACTCGAGCTACTTCATCGACACCAACTCGTTCAGTACGCACGATTTCGATATGTTCGTCAACTCGCTGGAGGAAACGTACAATGCGCACTTTCGATCGAAGCAACTTAGCCACACGATCGAGAAGCCAGAATCTtgcgacgaagacgacgatgACTACAGTATCTATCAATCTTTGTCGCGGTATGCCCAAGCGGAGCAGATCAGTAGCTACGGTGGAACGTCGATGTCAAGCACGTGTCCGAGCTCCTCAGAAGAATCGTTGCTGCCCACGGATGGTCCTCACAACAGGCGTATGCGCGAGGAACCGTCGATGATCGTGACGCGTAAGAGTTTCCTGAACATTTTCCAATACTTCGATCAAGACGTCACCCTCGACGAAGATCGATCGGACGGGGAGTCGGAGGTGGAAATTGTCCGCCATCATCGGATGGGCGTGAAACCAGATGGGCAACTGTTGGACGAGAAACGCCACCAGCTGGCGGACAGCAAGAAGAAACAGAAACTGGTGCTCCGAGAGTGGGACACGAATGTGGAGCACCGGAACGTACCTCAATCAGGTCGTGCATCGAGGAAGCACGTTGGGCGATTGAACGAACAGCTGCTAAAGATGTTCGAAGGTGAAAACGACAGCATCCGTCCGGTGGCGCCgtgcatcaacaacaacaacaacaacaacagtaaaTCATACTCAGCGAGGTCAGCGCCGACCGGTGAGAAGAAAGTGCCAATTATGCAGCACAATCGCATCGAGCAGCCGAAAAAGTTGGTCAACGGTGAAAAGGCACAACAGAATCTCGTGAAGAAAACGCAGGCAACCGGTTCGTCGAAGCCGGCGAACGATACGACGCAGTCTCGGGCAGAAGCTGATGGTCGACGGCCGGTCTCGAACGCGGTAAAGATTGTAAACGCAGCTCCGAAGGTGCAGCAGCTCGTAACGAAACAGTGCGCGGACCAGCGGCGCAATCTGAAGGATCACAGTGGCTCGGTGTCGGAGCGGGATAAATGCTACGTGCGGAACATAAACGATCTCTTCCTGCAGTACCGGACCCGGGAGCGGTCGGAGAATGGGACGCTTCCTGACTTCAGCCAGCACGTCCGGGAAGCGATCGAGGAAATAGAGAAGATCGAGGAAAACCACGTCCGATCGGTGCTGGGGCAGCATGCGTTCGATGAAGCGCCAGCTAAAGGTAATATTGCACCAGCCCCTCCCGTAACGATCCCGAGCCCCGAACAGTGTGTCACGAAACCGAACCAGAGTTTGGAGCAGCTTCCGGTGGTGGATCAGCTTCGAGTAAACGACGACGATAGCGCCGATCATCATTGTGCCGTGAGTGATACTGATGTGATGCCGAGCATGGTAGTAATCGCCCCGAGCAAGACAGAATCCGCGCTCGAAATGCATTATCGGTTGCGGCATGAAACTTACCGACTGCAGATGCACAGCCTCATCGAAACGGATCACTTCGTGCAGATGAGCGTGGCCGATCGTAATCGGCTCTACCTGCTGGATACCATCTTCAACCGCTCGCAACTCAGCCTCATCCACACGGTGCTGGCACTGATCCAGGCCAATATCTCAAAAGGTGATCAGGTGCTGCTGGAGACGCGCATGAACGGTGATCGCATTTCGGACACGATCGGTGACACTTTCGTTGATGCGGTCGCTGCCGGAAGCTATCGGATCGATGGCATGACCACCAGCGCAGCGGGTGAGAATTGCGTTGAGCTGGATGTGATCGCGGTGGATGAAACGACCGGTAGGATGCTCAAAATCACCATCGAATTTGTGATCGACGTTGCCGATAAGCAGACGAACGTGCGCCAGCGGAAGGTGAACAACAGCGACGAGTTTCATTTTGTGGTGCGAATGGTGTTTGAG CCCCCGGAAAATGAGCTCCAAAAGTCACACGAAACAGGCACCAACCTAAGCGAACATCAGCTTCGCGTGCAGGCCTCCCTGCAGCGGCTAAATATTCCCGACTGGTACAAGCAATACTCCGGCAAGGATGGTGGACCGGCGAACACAACCGCACCGGTGGCAGTGGCCGGTACTGCGGCCGGTGGCGGCGGCATTCTGCGGAAGCGCAACAGCGACGTCGGACGGTGGACCGGGCTGAGCTCGAAGACCACTTCGCTCAGCTCGCTCGGATCGCACCGGTCGGACCGTAGTCCAGTGATGCTGAGCCCCTCCGCACACAGCCACCACGGTCAGACCGGCTTCTCCCGATGGTCCACGTCCCACCTGAACTCGAACCAAACGTCGCCGAGCGTCTCGACGCGCGGTTCCTTTACCCGGGGCGGGCTGAACGCGAGCGTCATCTCCGGCTACTCGACTGCTTCCACTACGGCCGGAACCGGTGccaatagtagtagtagtacgaTTCGGAACTCCTTCCGCCAGCCGTATCTTGGCTGGAGAAGCCAGGAGAAGCTGTCCCAACCGAGAACACCAGCGGAACG actTGCATCATCTCTGCTACAGCAGCAGGGCACGAACAAACAGAAGGAACAGCAACAACTGAAGGAACAGCAACAGAAGGGCAAGCAGCAGAAGGAAGAATCCGTCGTGACGCCGGAAATTCAATCATCAATCATAGAAGTAACGTCAGCGATTGTACATTATGTAAATGACCAAACAAATCGACACTCACGCAGTAGATCTACTAGTCCAAGCCAAAG ATGTTGGCTAGAAAGTTCGTTTGTTGGTACCCGGCCCCTCGATTCCCCGCAGACGCCGTTGATCGAGAATAGTTCCGTTCTAGGATCcggccaccaccagcatcagcagcagcagcatcagcagcaacagcagcagcaacagccgcaAACGGCCGGCGATCATTATCGGTTTAACGCCGGCCGGATGAATGGCGTCG GAATGTCCGGTGCGGTTCCGACGTTCTCGCTACCATCCGAGCATCATCAGTCGCCCGGATCGGCCACACTCGAGGATGTGCTCGCCTCGTTGCTCGGTCTGCCGGCCGATTCACACAGGTCCTCAG CGcccaacagcaccagcagtaacCACACGCTGCAGATCGAACCGATGCAGGCGCGCCGTCGCAGCGAAGGTGATGCGGCCGGAACGCGGAAGCGCAACGACAGCGGCGGCTCGATGGCGAttagcagcaccaccaccaccaccacgaccagcGGCAGCACCAACCAGAGCGGCCGAAGTtcgcagcagcaccagcagcagaaccagcagcaccatcagcagccgGGCGGCACGACCAAGGATCTGCTCGGGGTGGACTCACGGATCGCCCGCCGGGTGTCGCTCGATTCGGCCGAAGCGGCCGGCCACCATCACCGTGGGCACGACTACCTCAAGTGCCGGTACCCGCGGTGCGACGCGACGGCCACACTGGCGGAGGCGCGCAAAACCTACAAGAGCTGCCACAACTGCTCCCATCTGTACTGCTCGCGCGAGTGCCGCCGGGCGCACTGGGAGCGACACCGGAAGGCCTGCCTGCACTCGCGGGTGTCCGCCCTGTGCCGGCTGGTGCTGTCCACGTGCAAGGACGACGCGGACACGCTCCGGCATCTGAGTGCGCTCGCGCGCCGGGGCTACTTGTCGCAGGGGCGAGGTGTTGTTAGAATACTGTTCCGCAGCCCGGAAAGCGCCGACTCCTTCATCAAGCAGGGCTTCCAGTGCCTGGGCGAGGTGTCGTACGTGCGCTGGCCGGATCTGCTGCCGGCCGAGATGGGCCCCGAGCTGTACTCGGAGCTGCTCAAGCTCAGCACCGAGTACAAGCCCGACTCGAAGATGCTCATATACGTCGCGATCTGTGTGGTGTCGGAAGCGCCGGGTAGTGCGACCGCACCCGTCAAATGGGAACGACAGCTGGTGTCGAGATGCGCCAAGCTGAAGCTTTGTCGCTCGGTCGTCAACGAGATAGTGGCGAGTGGTCCGGGAGCAGAAAAGACCGGTGCTCGTGCGGACACGGTCGGCGATGTGCTCGTACTGTCCTTTAACATTCTTTCGAAAACGACACAAAGATCGCGCGAGCAGGTATCGCTTAACATACAGACGATTCTGCGCCAACGGGGTGTCAATCTGCGCAAACACTTCCCGGAGGTCTTCCAGCGGTTAACCACTTTTGTGGAGGGCAGCACGGATCGCTTCCTTCCGGTGACACTGCATCCGCGCGATAATGTTACCGGCAGATCGTTTGTCTGCATTATCATGCCAAACTATGGGGACTCGGATCGTGTACAGTTTCCGGTGTCGGAAAACAGTGACGATCGAGTCGTGACGGTTGACGTTGGGGCTGATCTGGGCGATGATCTTACTAGCAAACTTTAA
- the LOC118513594 gene encoding uncharacterized protein LOC118513594 isoform X9 codes for MISSSFKEPPENELQKSHETGTNLSEHQLRVQASLQRLNIPDWYKQYSGKDGGPANTTAPVAVAGTAAGGGGILRKRNSDVGRWTGLSSKTTSLSSLGSHRSDRSPVMLSPSAHSHHGQTGFSRWSTSHLNSNQTSPSVSTRGSFTRGGLNASVISGYSTASTTAGTGANSSSSTIRNSFRQPYLGWRSQEKLSQPRTPAERLASSLLQQQGTNKQKEQQQLKEQQQKGKQQKEESVVTPEIQSSIIEVTSAIVHYVNDQTNRHSRSRSTSPSQRCWLESSFVGTRPLDSPQTPLIENSSVLGSGHHQHQQQQHQQQQQQQQPQTAGDHYRFNAGRMNGVGMSGAVPTFSLPSEHHQSPGSATLEDVLASLLGLPADSHRSSAPNSTSSNHTLQIEPMQARRRSEGDAAGTRKRNDSGGSMAISSTTTTTTTSGSTNQSGRSSQQHQQQNQQHHQQPGGTTKDLLGVDSRIARRVSLDSAEAAGHHHRGHDYLKCRYPRCDATATLAEARKTYKSCHNCSHLYCSRECRRAHWERHRKACLHSRVSALCRLVLSTCKDDADTLRHLSALARRGYLSQGRGVVRILFRSPESADSFIKQGFQCLGEVSYVRWPDLLPAEMGPELYSELLKLSTEYKPDSKMLIYVAICVVSEAPGSATAPVKWERQLVSRCAKLKLCRSVVNEIVASGPGAEKTGARADTVGDVLVLSFNILSKTTQRSREQVSLNIQTILRQRGVNLRKHFPEVFQRLTTFVEGSTDRFLPVTLHPRDNVTGRSFVCIIMPNYGDSDRVQFPVSENSDDRVVTVDVGADLGDDLTSKL; via the exons ATGATTAGTTCGAGCTTTAAAGAG CCCCCGGAAAATGAGCTCCAAAAGTCACACGAAACAGGCACCAACCTAAGCGAACATCAGCTTCGCGTGCAGGCCTCCCTGCAGCGGCTAAATATTCCCGACTGGTACAAGCAATACTCCGGCAAGGATGGTGGACCGGCGAACACAACCGCACCGGTGGCAGTGGCCGGTACTGCGGCCGGTGGCGGCGGCATTCTGCGGAAGCGCAACAGCGACGTCGGACGGTGGACCGGGCTGAGCTCGAAGACCACTTCGCTCAGCTCGCTCGGATCGCACCGGTCGGACCGTAGTCCAGTGATGCTGAGCCCCTCCGCACACAGCCACCACGGTCAGACCGGCTTCTCCCGATGGTCCACGTCCCACCTGAACTCGAACCAAACGTCGCCGAGCGTCTCGACGCGCGGTTCCTTTACCCGGGGCGGGCTGAACGCGAGCGTCATCTCCGGCTACTCGACTGCTTCCACTACGGCCGGAACCGGTGccaatagtagtagtagtacgaTTCGGAACTCCTTCCGCCAGCCGTATCTTGGCTGGAGAAGCCAGGAGAAGCTGTCCCAACCGAGAACACCAGCGGAACG actTGCATCATCTCTGCTACAGCAGCAGGGCACGAACAAACAGAAGGAACAGCAACAACTGAAGGAACAGCAACAGAAGGGCAAGCAGCAGAAGGAAGAATCCGTCGTGACGCCGGAAATTCAATCATCAATCATAGAAGTAACGTCAGCGATTGTACATTATGTAAATGACCAAACAAATCGACACTCACGCAGTAGATCTACTAGTCCAAGCCAAAG ATGTTGGCTAGAAAGTTCGTTTGTTGGTACCCGGCCCCTCGATTCCCCGCAGACGCCGTTGATCGAGAATAGTTCCGTTCTAGGATCcggccaccaccagcatcagcagcagcagcatcagcagcaacagcagcagcaacagccgcaAACGGCCGGCGATCATTATCGGTTTAACGCCGGCCGGATGAATGGCGTCG GAATGTCCGGTGCGGTTCCGACGTTCTCGCTACCATCCGAGCATCATCAGTCGCCCGGATCGGCCACACTCGAGGATGTGCTCGCCTCGTTGCTCGGTCTGCCGGCCGATTCACACAGGTCCTCAG CGcccaacagcaccagcagtaacCACACGCTGCAGATCGAACCGATGCAGGCGCGCCGTCGCAGCGAAGGTGATGCGGCCGGAACGCGGAAGCGCAACGACAGCGGCGGCTCGATGGCGAttagcagcaccaccaccaccaccacgaccagcGGCAGCACCAACCAGAGCGGCCGAAGTtcgcagcagcaccagcagcagaaccagcagcaccatcagcagccgGGCGGCACGACCAAGGATCTGCTCGGGGTGGACTCACGGATCGCCCGCCGGGTGTCGCTCGATTCGGCCGAAGCGGCCGGCCACCATCACCGTGGGCACGACTACCTCAAGTGCCGGTACCCGCGGTGCGACGCGACGGCCACACTGGCGGAGGCGCGCAAAACCTACAAGAGCTGCCACAACTGCTCCCATCTGTACTGCTCGCGCGAGTGCCGCCGGGCGCACTGGGAGCGACACCGGAAGGCCTGCCTGCACTCGCGGGTGTCCGCCCTGTGCCGGCTGGTGCTGTCCACGTGCAAGGACGACGCGGACACGCTCCGGCATCTGAGTGCGCTCGCGCGCCGGGGCTACTTGTCGCAGGGGCGAGGTGTTGTTAGAATACTGTTCCGCAGCCCGGAAAGCGCCGACTCCTTCATCAAGCAGGGCTTCCAGTGCCTGGGCGAGGTGTCGTACGTGCGCTGGCCGGATCTGCTGCCGGCCGAGATGGGCCCCGAGCTGTACTCGGAGCTGCTCAAGCTCAGCACCGAGTACAAGCCCGACTCGAAGATGCTCATATACGTCGCGATCTGTGTGGTGTCGGAAGCGCCGGGTAGTGCGACCGCACCCGTCAAATGGGAACGACAGCTGGTGTCGAGATGCGCCAAGCTGAAGCTTTGTCGCTCGGTCGTCAACGAGATAGTGGCGAGTGGTCCGGGAGCAGAAAAGACCGGTGCTCGTGCGGACACGGTCGGCGATGTGCTCGTACTGTCCTTTAACATTCTTTCGAAAACGACACAAAGATCGCGCGAGCAGGTATCGCTTAACATACAGACGATTCTGCGCCAACGGGGTGTCAATCTGCGCAAACACTTCCCGGAGGTCTTCCAGCGGTTAACCACTTTTGTGGAGGGCAGCACGGATCGCTTCCTTCCGGTGACACTGCATCCGCGCGATAATGTTACCGGCAGATCGTTTGTCTGCATTATCATGCCAAACTATGGGGACTCGGATCGTGTACAGTTTCCGGTGTCGGAAAACAGTGACGATCGAGTCGTGACGGTTGACGTTGGGGCTGATCTGGGCGATGATCTTACTAGCAAACTTTAA